The following DNA comes from Microvirgula aerodenitrificans DSM 15089.
CGCCGGTTTCATGGTGATCGATTTTCGAGCGGTACGACAGGCCGATGCGGGTATTCGCGCCCGGCGTCAGCATCACGCCGGCATTGTAGCCATAGTCCCAGCCATCGGCGTCGACCTGGGTATCGACCACATTCATCGCCCGGGCGCTGAACTTGGCCCGCGCATACTGGGCCGATACGCCGGCGCCGACGCTGAGCCAGTCATTGACCCGATAGGCGAGCGACGGATTGATGTCGATGGTGACAATGGAGCTCTTGTAACCGTGATCGGCACCGGCCCAGCGACTGCCATAGTCGGTCTTCAGTCCGTACGGGGCGGTGATGGCCAGACCGAGGCGCAGGCGATCGGTCGGCGAGGCAACCAGATAGGCATTGGGAATGCCGGCCCAGCCGCTGCCGTTGCCATGGACCGGGCGGCCGTTCTCGGTGCCGTCAAAACTCGGGCGCACATTGACGGCGACCACACCGGCCTGAACCGACGTGCCGCTGTTCAGCGTCATGCCGGCGGGGTTGTAGAACGCGGCCGACAGGTCGTCGCCGACGATGCCGGCACCGGCGTAGGCGCGTCCCAACGCCGTGACGCTCTGCTCCGACAGCTGGAAACCGGCAGCGGAGGCGCCGCCAGCCGCCAGGGCCAGCGCCAGTGCGGACAGGGCGGAAGGGAAGGACGGCTTGTTGATGCTCAAACGCAAAATGAAACTCCACGGGATGAAATGAAAAACGACCTGCCATGGCAGGTCGTTTCAGCATTGTGGAGTTTACACTCTAGACCGGTAGTGGCATTTCACTGAAACGACACTTTCGCCGGTGAAATAACCGGAATGCGACATTTTTTACTGGTTCTTGCGCGTGGACAGCAGCGACAGCACGATGGACGTGGTAATCACCGCAAACACCACCGTCAGCGAAATGACGGTCGGAATCTTGTACACGTGCAGCAGCAGCATCTTCGTGCCGATAAAGGTCAGCACCACCGCCAGCCCGTACTTCAGCAGGTGGAAGCGGTCGGCCACATCCGCCAGCAGGAAATACATCGCCCGCAGGCCGAGGATGGCGAAGATGTTCGACGTCATGACGATGAACGGGTCCAGCGTCACCGCGAAGATGGCCGGGATGCTGTCGACAGCGAACACCACGTCGGACACTTCGATCATGGTCAGCACCAGGAACATTGGCGTTGCCCACAGGATGCCGCCCTTGCGGACAAAGAAGTGCTCGCCATGGAAGTCCTTGGTCATGCGCAGATGGCCGCGCAGCCATTTGACCAGCCGGTTGTTGCCGAGATCATCCCCGGCTTCCTTCTCCGGCATCATCATCTTGATCCCGGTGAAGATCAGGAAGGCGCCGAACAGGTACAGCACCCACTCGAAGCGGGCGACCAGCGCTGCCCCGACCACGATCATGATCGCGCGCATGACCACCGCGCCCAGCACGCCGTACAGCAGGACGCGGCGCTGGTATTCGACCGGTACCTTGAAATAGCCGAAGATCAGCAGGAACACGAAGATATTGTCGACGGCCAGCGATTTCTCGATCAGGTAGCCGGTCAGGAATTCCAGCGCCTTCTGGTCGGCCAGGGCCGAGCGGGCCATCTCGTCCAGCCCG
Coding sequences within:
- a CDS encoding OmpP1/FadL family transporter, producing MRLSINKPSFPSALSALALALAAGGASAAGFQLSEQSVTALGRAYAGAGIVGDDLSAAFYNPAGMTLNSGTSVQAGVVAVNVRPSFDGTENGRPVHGNGSGWAGIPNAYLVASPTDRLRLGLAITAPYGLKTDYGSRWAGADHGYKSSIVTIDINPSLAYRVNDWLSVGAGVSAQYARAKFSARAMNVVDTQVDADGWDYGYNAGVMLTPGANTRIGLSYRSKIDHHETGDAHVGKLGYGVHADVTVPESVELTGLQRLDDRWSVTGSVRWSNWSRLQSIDIHPDSNGLPISLPQNWGDSWYFSLGTDYRHDDQWTFRGGLAYETTPIKRAEDRTPIIPDSDRLWTSLGASWRLDAHSTLDFAYAHLFSVGDRASRHKVGGSTLDGEYSLAGDLFGLQYQYRF
- a CDS encoding TerC family protein, with translation MYVGFFSAVIAMIAIDIIALNKKGDHKVGVKEALGWTAVWVSIAMLFNLWLWWHIKSDVSSGLDEMARSALADQKALEFLTGYLIEKSLAVDNIFVFLLIFGYFKVPVEYQRRVLLYGVLGAVVMRAIMIVVGAALVARFEWVLYLFGAFLIFTGIKMMMPEKEAGDDLGNNRLVKWLRGHLRMTKDFHGEHFFVRKGGILWATPMFLVLTMIEVSDVVFAVDSIPAIFAVTLDPFIVMTSNIFAILGLRAMYFLLADVADRFHLLKYGLAVVLTFIGTKMLLLHVYKIPTVISLTVVFAVITTSIVLSLLSTRKNQ